The following are encoded together in the Serratia nematodiphila DZ0503SBS1 genome:
- the pnuC gene encoding nicotinamide riboside transporter PnuC — MSFFSTSNILVHIPLGAGGYDLSWIEAIGTLFGLLCIWYASKEKIINYLFGLINVTLFAVIFFQIQLYASLLLQLFFFGANIYGWYAWSRQTQDNQAELQIRWLPLPKALAWAAVCVIGIGLMTFNIDRVFAWLTQIAVAVMQGLGLNVQMPTLQPDAFPFWDSAMMVLSIVAMILMTRKYVENWLLWVVIDVISVAIFAYQGVYAMALEYVILTLIALNGSWLWIKSAGRNHSNPLSSAP, encoded by the coding sequence ATGAGCTTCTTCAGTACCAGCAATATTCTGGTGCATATTCCGCTTGGCGCGGGCGGTTACGATCTGTCGTGGATCGAAGCCATCGGCACCCTGTTCGGATTGCTGTGCATCTGGTACGCCAGCAAGGAAAAAATCATCAACTACCTGTTCGGCCTGATCAACGTCACGCTGTTCGCGGTGATTTTCTTCCAGATCCAGCTGTACGCCAGCCTGCTGCTGCAGCTGTTTTTCTTCGGCGCCAATATTTACGGTTGGTATGCCTGGAGCCGCCAGACGCAGGATAATCAGGCTGAGCTGCAGATCCGCTGGCTGCCGCTGCCGAAAGCGCTGGCTTGGGCGGCGGTGTGCGTCATCGGCATCGGCCTGATGACCTTCAACATTGACCGCGTGTTCGCCTGGCTGACGCAGATTGCGGTGGCGGTGATGCAAGGGCTGGGGCTGAACGTACAGATGCCGACGCTGCAGCCGGACGCTTTCCCGTTCTGGGATTCGGCGATGATGGTGCTGTCCATCGTGGCGATGATCCTGATGACGCGCAAGTACGTGGAAAACTGGCTGCTGTGGGTGGTGATCGATGTCATCAGCGTGGCGATCTTCGCTTACCAGGGCGTTTACGCGATGGCGCTGGAGTACGTCATTCTGACGTTGATCGCGCTGAACGGCTCCTGGCTGTGGATCAAGAGCGCCGGGCGCAACCATTCCAATCCGCTATCTTCCGCGCCGTAA
- the nadA gene encoding quinolinate synthase NadA translates to MSEMFDVNAAVYPFPPKPVPLDVAEKAFYREKIKTLLKQRNAVMVAHYYTDPEIQALAEETGGCVADSLEMARFGSAHPASTLLVAGVRFMGETAKILSPEKQVLMPTLFAECSLDLGCPEEEFHAFCDSHPDRTVVVYANTSAAVKARADWVVTSSIAVELIEHLDSLGEKIIWAPDRHLGSYVQKQTGADVLCWQGACIVHDEFKTQALRRMKALYPQAAILVHPESPQAVVELADAVGSTSQLIQAAKTLPHQQLIVATDRGIFYKMQQACPDKELFEAPTAGEGATCRSCAHCPWMAMNGLKAIAEGLEQGGAQHEIHVDAALREKALVPLNRMLDFAAQLKMQVKGNA, encoded by the coding sequence ATGAGTGAAATGTTTGATGTCAACGCGGCGGTGTATCCCTTCCCGCCGAAACCGGTACCGCTGGACGTAGCGGAAAAAGCCTTTTATCGCGAGAAGATCAAAACCCTGCTCAAGCAGCGCAATGCGGTGATGGTCGCCCACTACTATACCGATCCGGAAATCCAGGCGCTGGCGGAAGAAACCGGTGGCTGCGTGGCGGATTCGCTGGAAATGGCGCGCTTCGGCAGCGCCCATCCGGCTTCCACGTTGTTGGTGGCCGGCGTGCGCTTCATGGGGGAGACCGCCAAGATCCTCAGCCCGGAAAAACAGGTGCTGATGCCGACCCTGTTTGCCGAATGTTCGCTTGACCTGGGTTGCCCGGAAGAGGAGTTCCATGCGTTTTGCGACAGCCATCCCGATCGCACCGTGGTGGTCTATGCGAACACCTCGGCGGCGGTCAAAGCGCGCGCCGACTGGGTGGTGACCTCCAGCATCGCCGTCGAACTGATCGAGCATCTGGATAGCCTGGGCGAGAAAATTATTTGGGCGCCGGATCGCCATCTCGGCAGCTATGTGCAGAAGCAGACCGGCGCCGACGTGCTGTGCTGGCAAGGCGCCTGCATTGTCCATGACGAGTTCAAGACCCAGGCGCTGCGGCGCATGAAGGCGCTCTATCCGCAGGCGGCTATCCTGGTGCATCCCGAATCGCCTCAGGCGGTGGTCGAGCTGGCGGATGCGGTGGGGTCTACCAGCCAGTTGATTCAGGCGGCGAAAACATTGCCGCATCAACAGCTGATCGTTGCTACCGATCGCGGTATCTTTTACAAGATGCAGCAGGCCTGTCCGGACAAGGAGCTGTTCGAAGCGCCGACCGCCGGAGAAGGCGCGACCTGCCGCAGCTGCGCGCATTGCCCGTGGATGGCGATGAATGGCCTGAAGGCGATTGCCGAAGGGCTGGAGCAGGGGGGCGCGCAGCATGAGATCCACGTGGACGCTGCGTTGCGTGAAAAGGCGCTGGTGCCGCTGAACCGCATGCTGGATTTCGCCGCTCAGCTTAAGATGCAGGTTAAAGGCAACGCTTAA
- the cpoB gene encoding cell division protein CpoB encodes MNSNFRRHLLSLSLLVGVAAPWAATAQAPISNVGSGSVEDRVTSLERISNAQGQLLNQLQQQLSDNQRDIDSLRGQIQESQYQLNQVVERQKQIYQQMDSLSQGGAQSASAAAGAAGGAAAGASSDAGSSAPAAASATPSGGDENSDYNAAVSLALEKKQYDQAISAFQSFVKQYPKSTYQPNANYWLGQLFYNKGKKDDAAYYFAVVVKNYAKSPKAPDAMYKVGIIMQEKGQADKAKAVFQQVIKQYPTSAAAKQAKSRVGG; translated from the coding sequence ATGAACAGTAACTTCAGACGTCACCTGTTGAGTCTGTCGTTACTGGTTGGCGTAGCGGCCCCTTGGGCCGCTACTGCCCAAGCGCCAATCAGTAATGTCGGCTCCGGCTCGGTCGAAGACCGTGTCACCTCGCTTGAGCGCATCAGCAATGCTCAAGGCCAGCTTTTAAACCAACTCCAGCAGCAACTCTCTGACAATCAACGCGACATTGATTCTCTCCGTGGGCAAATCCAGGAAAGCCAGTATCAGTTGAATCAGGTCGTTGAACGCCAGAAGCAAATCTATCAACAGATGGATAGCCTCAGCCAGGGCGGCGCTCAGAGCGCCTCTGCGGCAGCAGGCGCTGCCGGCGGGGCAGCCGCAGGCGCATCTTCCGATGCGGGCAGCAGCGCGCCTGCAGCCGCTTCTGCAACGCCGAGTGGCGGTGATGAGAACAGTGACTACAACGCCGCTGTTTCTCTGGCGCTGGAAAAAAAACAGTATGATCAGGCGATTTCCGCCTTTCAGTCCTTCGTAAAACAGTACCCGAAGTCTACTTACCAGCCCAACGCCAACTATTGGCTGGGTCAGTTGTTCTACAACAAGGGTAAAAAAGACGATGCGGCCTATTATTTTGCGGTGGTGGTGAAGAATTACGCTAAATCACCGAAGGCGCCGGACGCCATGTACAAGGTGGGTATCATCATGCAGGAAAAAGGGCAGGCTGATAAAGCCAAGGCCGTGTTCCAGCAGGTGATTAAACAATACCCAACCAGTGCGGCGGCCAAGCAGGCGAAAAGTCGCGTAGGCGGTTAA
- the zitB gene encoding CDF family zinc transporter ZitB — MSDTPHVHLPKDSNSKRLLTAFLVTAVFMVAEVVGGLLSGSLALLADAGHMLTDAAALLVALMAVHFSQRKPNARHTFGYLRLTTLAAFLNAAALLVIVVFILWEAIRRFFEPQPVMGTPMLIIAIAGLLANLFAFWLLHRGSEEKNINVRAAALHVLGDLLGSVGAIVAAIVILATGWTPIDPILSVLVSCLVLRSAWRLLKESFHELLEGTPQEFDIAKLQKDLCLNIPEVRNIHHVHVWQIGEQKLMTLHAQVIPPHDHDGLLQRIQAYLLQHYKIGHVTIQMEYRHCETPDCGINRAPEPSEHSHAEAHSHLGHRH, encoded by the coding sequence ATGTCGGACACTCCACACGTACACCTGCCGAAAGACAGTAATAGTAAACGCCTACTGACCGCTTTTTTAGTCACCGCCGTCTTTATGGTGGCCGAGGTGGTCGGCGGCCTGTTGTCCGGCTCGCTGGCGCTGTTGGCCGACGCCGGCCATATGCTGACCGACGCCGCCGCGCTGCTGGTGGCGCTGATGGCGGTACACTTCTCCCAGCGCAAACCCAACGCGCGCCACACCTTCGGCTACCTGCGCCTGACCACGCTGGCGGCCTTCCTCAACGCCGCAGCGCTGCTGGTGATCGTGGTATTCATCCTGTGGGAGGCGATACGGCGTTTCTTCGAACCGCAGCCGGTGATGGGTACCCCGATGCTGATCATCGCCATAGCGGGGCTGCTGGCGAACCTGTTCGCCTTCTGGCTGCTGCATCGCGGCAGCGAAGAGAAAAATATCAACGTGCGCGCCGCCGCGCTGCATGTGCTGGGCGACCTGCTCGGCTCGGTGGGCGCTATCGTCGCGGCCATCGTTATTCTCGCCACCGGCTGGACGCCGATTGACCCGATCCTGTCGGTACTGGTCTCCTGTCTGGTACTGCGCAGCGCCTGGCGGCTGCTGAAGGAGAGCTTCCACGAGCTGCTGGAAGGCACACCGCAGGAGTTCGATATCGCCAAGCTGCAAAAAGACCTGTGCCTGAACATCCCGGAAGTGCGCAATATCCACCACGTACACGTCTGGCAGATCGGCGAACAGAAGCTGATGACGCTGCATGCGCAGGTGATCCCGCCACATGACCACGATGGGCTGTTGCAACGCATCCAGGCTTATCTGTTGCAACACTACAAGATCGGCCACGTGACCATTCAGATGGAGTACCGGCATTGCGAGACGCCGGACTGCGGTATCAATCGGGCGCCGGAGCCGAGTGAACACTCACATGCCGAAGCGCATTCGCACCTGGGGCATCGCCACTAA
- a CDS encoding ATP-binding protein, translating to MMRRALLLLILWCGLAQAGEPVRYQLVSNLNPPENMLIVGEKNPWRDRTLRVGIISENTSPYNIIVDDDLYGLNADYLGYIQQVTGIRFAIYGFADLTQLEQALHDGKVDLLYGIPQSEALHGLEISQPYYVSNLRVLRDRSNDRPVMLNSANARVAIGALTDMQSGGALQAVASQIQRYDNNLQAVYSLLNGSSDYFIADEASASFIIDQLQLGQLYQIESNENLGNLSFVFAAADPRLIDTLNTAIADAPMELMNALQSRWSKKIPSYLDTGNADLTTMEKNWVASHRVVYYAAIENNFPFAYRGSDGQPRGYAIDILNIIAQNTGLRFAPLWARNAEQADQLVQSGQASFRAALPLARGVKARYGASMPIHRSLWGVYVGQYANGVSTWSDLAGKRIGVLQGDLAQGLVPEQEQTVSFADSKSMYDALANGQLDALVDNVISANFLALSRYSGAIKLAFAANNIPYPVAFGVRRDRPLLLAILDKNLMQIPADTLQSLRDEWIVDRSNLIDAVNDNRMPPQTTWLLALLAAATVLLLALTLRRFMLQRREKREREELEQARRRAEAENRMKSKFLATVSHELRTPMHAILGLLELELKRQPAPEGLPVIYSSASSLLNLLNDLQDHARLETGSLTLAPKPVALRPWVARIDALYRPLIGERPLTLSVVADPALPEAVIIDGERLLQVANNLINNAIKFTPRGAIQVYVGWRAQDERQGELRLTVNDSGCGIAADEIGKLFQPFYRARGAQRISVQGTGLGLSICKEIVEQMGGRIELHSQPGVGTRVEVAIPVELSGAATAGAQEEHTFALPSSTLRTALIDDHPTNLLLLERQLRHFGLQPARFEQGYALLKAQRRQPFDLLFIDYNMPRPDGLTLARLIRRDEQRLRRPPCRIVLCSADVQEFTRIPPGLVAIDHFLTKPISLAAIGQVLAQQPQVQEEKSVLTDLRQTLAEMAGGDRAMMQRLAQTLGDTLRQDRQRLADAVAANDWPRLEQAAHRIKGSLLMLQLPEAAQLCQQLVDTARRGELAAAAYTKLKALVAQIEPELGALLAAAPSFAMHKDE from the coding sequence GTGAGAACACCAGCCCGTACAACATCATTGTGGATGACGATCTGTATGGGCTGAACGCCGACTACCTCGGCTATATTCAGCAGGTGACCGGCATCCGCTTCGCCATTTACGGCTTCGCCGACCTGACCCAGTTGGAGCAGGCGCTGCACGACGGCAAGGTCGATCTGTTGTACGGCATCCCGCAGAGCGAAGCGCTGCACGGGCTGGAGATCTCCCAGCCTTACTACGTCAGCAACCTGCGCGTATTGCGCGATCGCAGCAACGATCGGCCGGTGATGCTCAATTCCGCCAACGCCCGCGTCGCGATCGGCGCGCTGACCGACATGCAGTCCGGCGGCGCCCTGCAGGCGGTGGCATCGCAGATCCAGCGCTACGACAACAACCTGCAGGCGGTCTATTCGCTGCTGAACGGCAGCAGCGACTACTTTATCGCCGACGAGGCCAGCGCCAGCTTTATCATCGACCAGCTGCAGCTTGGCCAGCTCTATCAGATTGAAAGCAACGAGAACCTGGGCAACCTCTCCTTCGTGTTCGCCGCCGCCGATCCGCGGCTGATAGACACGCTGAACACCGCCATCGCCGACGCGCCGATGGAACTGATGAATGCCCTGCAGAGCCGCTGGAGCAAAAAGATCCCCAGCTACCTCGATACCGGCAATGCCGATCTGACGACGATGGAGAAGAATTGGGTAGCGAGCCACCGCGTGGTTTACTACGCCGCCATCGAGAACAACTTCCCGTTCGCCTACCGCGGTTCCGACGGCCAGCCGCGCGGCTACGCCATCGATATTCTCAACATCATCGCGCAAAACACCGGGCTGCGTTTCGCGCCGCTGTGGGCGCGCAATGCCGAGCAGGCCGATCAGCTGGTGCAGTCCGGCCAGGCCAGCTTCCGCGCCGCCCTGCCGCTGGCGCGCGGCGTCAAGGCGCGCTACGGCGCCAGCATGCCGATCCACCGTTCGCTGTGGGGCGTTTACGTCGGCCAGTATGCCAACGGCGTCTCGACCTGGAGCGATCTGGCCGGCAAGCGCATCGGCGTGCTGCAGGGCGATTTGGCTCAGGGGCTGGTGCCGGAGCAGGAACAGACCGTCAGCTTCGCCGACAGCAAGTCGATGTACGACGCGCTGGCCAACGGCCAGCTGGATGCGCTGGTGGATAACGTCATCTCCGCCAACTTTTTGGCGCTGTCGCGCTATTCCGGCGCCATCAAGCTGGCCTTCGCCGCCAACAACATCCCCTATCCGGTGGCCTTCGGCGTGCGCCGCGATCGGCCGCTGCTGCTGGCGATCCTGGATAAGAACCTGATGCAGATCCCGGCGGATACCCTGCAATCGCTGCGCGACGAGTGGATCGTCGACCGCAGCAACCTGATCGACGCGGTGAACGACAACCGCATGCCGCCGCAGACCACCTGGTTGCTGGCGCTGTTGGCCGCCGCCACCGTGCTGCTGCTGGCGCTGACGCTGCGCCGTTTCATGCTGCAGCGCCGTGAAAAACGCGAACGCGAAGAGCTCGAGCAGGCGCGCCGCCGCGCCGAAGCGGAAAACCGCATGAAGAGCAAATTCCTCGCCACCGTCAGCCATGAACTGCGCACGCCGATGCACGCCATCCTCGGCCTGCTGGAACTGGAGCTCAAACGCCAACCTGCGCCGGAAGGCCTGCCGGTGATTTACAGTTCGGCCTCATCGCTGCTCAACCTGCTCAACGACCTGCAGGATCACGCGCGGCTGGAAACCGGGTCGTTGACGCTGGCGCCGAAACCGGTGGCGCTGCGCCCCTGGGTCGCGCGCATCGACGCCCTTTACCGGCCGCTGATCGGCGAACGGCCGTTGACCTTGAGCGTGGTGGCGGATCCGGCTCTGCCGGAGGCGGTGATTATTGATGGTGAGCGTTTACTTCAGGTGGCTAACAACCTGATAAACAACGCGATAAAGTTCACGCCGCGCGGCGCCATTCAGGTCTACGTCGGCTGGCGCGCGCAGGATGAGCGGCAGGGGGAATTGCGATTAACGGTGAACGACAGCGGCTGCGGCATCGCCGCCGATGAAATAGGCAAACTGTTCCAACCGTTTTACCGCGCGCGCGGCGCGCAACGCATCTCGGTGCAAGGTACCGGTTTGGGCCTGTCGATCTGCAAAGAAATCGTCGAACAGATGGGCGGCCGCATCGAGTTGCACTCGCAGCCGGGCGTCGGCACCCGCGTCGAGGTCGCGATACCGGTCGAGCTGAGCGGCGCCGCGACGGCTGGCGCCCAGGAGGAGCACACCTTTGCTCTGCCGTCTTCCACCTTGCGTACCGCGCTGATCGACGACCATCCCACCAATTTGTTGTTGCTGGAACGCCAGCTGCGCCACTTCGGGCTGCAGCCGGCCCGCTTTGAACAAGGCTATGCGCTGCTGAAGGCTCAGCGCCGGCAACCTTTCGATCTGCTGTTTATCGACTATAACATGCCGCGCCCGGACGGCCTGACGCTGGCCAGGCTGATCCGCCGCGACGAACAGCGGCTACGGCGCCCGCCTTGCCGCATCGTGCTCTGCTCGGCAGACGTGCAGGAGTTTACCCGCATCCCGCCAGGGCTGGTGGCGATCGACCACTTCCTGACCAAGCCGATTTCACTGGCGGCGATCGGCCAGGTATTGGCTCAGCAACCGCAGGTTCAGGAAGAAAAGTCAGTCCTTACTGACCTGCGGCAAACGCTGGCCGAAATGGCGGGCGGCGATCGCGCCATGATGCAGCGGCTGGCGCAGACCCTCGGCGATACGCTGCGGCAAGACCGGCAGCGGCTCGCGGACGCCGTCGCCGCGAACGACTGGCCTCGCCTGGAGCAGGCGGCACACCGCATCAAGGGCAGCCTGCTGATGCTGCAGCTGCCGGAAGCTGCGCAACTGTGCCAACAGCTGGTGGATACCGCACGTCGGGGCGAGCTTGCCGCCGCCGCTTATACTAAATTAAAGGCGTTAGTGGCGCAGATAGAACCGGAGCTGGGCGCTCTGCTCGCCGCTGCCCCCTCTTTCGCTATGCATAAGGATGAATAA
- the tolB gene encoding Tol-Pal system beta propeller repeat protein TolB: MKQAFRVALGFLILWASVLHAEVRIEITQGVDSARPIGVVPFKWAGPGTPPEDIGKIVGADLRNSGKFNPIDVARMPQQPTSASEVTPAAWTALGIDAVVVGQVQPGADGSYLISYQLVDTSGSPGTVLAQNQYKVTKQWLRYSAHTASDEVFEKLTGIKGAFRTRIAYVVQTNGGKFPYELRVADYDGYNQFTVHRSPEPLMSPAWSPDGSKLAYVTFESGRSALVVQTLANGAIRQIASFPRHNGAPAFSPDGSKLAFALSKSGSLNLYVMNLGSGQITQLTDGRNNNTEPTWFPDGQSLAFTSDQGGRPQIYKISASGGAAQRLTWEGSQNQDSEVSSDGKFLVMVSTNSGAQHIAKQDLGSGAVQVLTGTFLDETPSIAPNGTMVIYSSTQGMGSVLQLVSTDGRFKARLPATDGQVKFPAWSPYL; encoded by the coding sequence ATGAAGCAGGCATTTCGAGTAGCGCTAGGTTTTTTAATTCTGTGGGCGTCCGTGCTGCACGCGGAAGTTCGCATTGAAATCACCCAAGGGGTCGACTCCGCTCGCCCGATTGGCGTGGTGCCATTTAAATGGGCGGGCCCAGGCACGCCGCCGGAAGATATCGGCAAGATTGTCGGCGCGGATCTGCGCAACAGCGGCAAATTCAACCCGATCGACGTGGCGCGCATGCCGCAGCAACCGACCTCCGCGTCTGAAGTGACGCCGGCGGCCTGGACTGCATTGGGCATCGACGCCGTGGTGGTCGGCCAGGTTCAACCTGGCGCCGACGGCAGCTACCTGATTTCCTACCAACTGGTGGACACCTCGGGTTCGCCGGGCACCGTCTTGGCGCAGAACCAGTATAAAGTGACCAAACAGTGGTTGCGTTATTCTGCCCATACCGCCAGCGACGAAGTGTTCGAGAAGCTGACCGGCATCAAGGGCGCGTTCCGCACCCGTATCGCCTACGTGGTGCAGACCAACGGTGGAAAATTCCCGTACGAGCTGCGCGTAGCGGATTACGACGGTTACAACCAGTTCACGGTGCACCGTTCGCCTGAGCCGCTGATGTCGCCGGCCTGGTCGCCGGACGGCAGCAAACTGGCTTACGTGACCTTCGAGAGCGGCCGCTCTGCGCTGGTGGTGCAGACCCTGGCTAACGGCGCTATCCGCCAGATCGCCTCGTTCCCGCGCCACAACGGTGCGCCGGCGTTCTCGCCGGACGGCAGCAAGCTGGCCTTCGCGCTGTCCAAGAGCGGCAGCCTGAACCTGTACGTGATGAACCTCGGCTCCGGCCAGATCACGCAGCTGACCGATGGCCGCAACAACAACACCGAACCGACCTGGTTCCCGGATGGCCAGTCGCTGGCGTTTACCTCCGACCAGGGCGGGCGTCCGCAGATTTATAAAATCAGCGCCAGCGGCGGTGCCGCGCAGCGTCTGACGTGGGAAGGCTCTCAGAACCAGGATTCTGAAGTCAGCTCCGACGGTAAATTCCTGGTGATGGTGAGCACCAACAGTGGTGCACAACACATCGCCAAACAAGATCTTGGATCGGGCGCCGTTCAGGTTTTGACCGGCACCTTCCTGGATGAAACGCCTAGTATTGCGCCAAACGGCACCATGGTGATCTATAGCTCCACGCAAGGTATGGGCTCCGTGCTGCAGTTGGTGTCAACTGATGGGCGTTTCAAAGCGCGTCTTCCGGCAACTGATGGACAGGTCAAATTCCCTGCCTGGTCGCCGTATCTGTGA
- the pal gene encoding peptidoglycan-associated lipoprotein Pal, with protein sequence MQLNKVLKGLLLALPVLAVAACSSNKSANNDQSGMGAGAGTGMENGSSNLSSEEQARLQMQELQKNNIVYFGLDKYDVSSEFAQMLDAHAAFLRNNPSYKVTVEGHADERGTPEYNIALGERRANAVKMYLQGKGVSADQISIVSYGKEKPAVLGHDEAAYAKNRRAVLVY encoded by the coding sequence ATGCAACTGAACAAAGTGCTGAAAGGGCTTCTGCTGGCACTGCCAGTTCTGGCTGTAGCAGCTTGTAGTTCTAACAAAAGCGCGAACAACGACCAATCTGGTATGGGCGCTGGCGCCGGCACTGGTATGGAAAACGGCAGCAGCAACCTGTCTTCCGAAGAACAAGCTCGTCTGCAGATGCAAGAACTGCAGAAGAACAACATCGTTTACTTCGGCCTGGACAAGTATGACGTAAGCTCCGAATTCGCTCAGATGCTGGACGCGCACGCTGCATTCCTGCGTAACAACCCGTCTTACAAAGTGACCGTTGAAGGCCACGCTGACGAACGCGGCACGCCGGAATACAACATCGCTCTGGGTGAGCGTCGTGCTAACGCCGTTAAAATGTACCTGCAAGGTAAAGGCGTTTCCGCTGACCAGATCTCTATCGTTTCTTACGGTAAAGAAAAACCAGCAGTACTGGGCCACGACGAAGCGGCTTATGCTAAAAACCGTCGTGCCGTTCTGGTTTACTAA
- the tolA gene encoding cell envelope integrity protein TolA, translating into MVKATEQNDKLNRAVIVSVVLHFILIALLIWGSLQEKVDMGAGGGGDGTVVGAVMVDPGAVVEQYNRQQQQSNDAQRAEKQRQKKAEQQAEELQQKQAEQQQRLKELEKERLAAQEKAAQDAKAQAEQQQKAAEQQKQAAEQQKAAEAAAAKAKEQQKVAEAAAAKAKAEADKVAKAQAEAQKKAEAEAKKEAAAAAAAKKQAEEAKKAAAAAAEKKAAEAAEKKAAAEAEKKAAAEAEKKAAAEAEKKAAAAEKAAAAKKAAAEKKKAAAEAAKQSAEVDDLFGGLADGKNAPKGGGAKSKGDGKPAGQGNAKTAGASGADINGYIGQVKSAIESKFYDASSFAGKTCDLRIKLAPDGLLISVQPAGGDPALCQAAVSAAKLAHIPKPPSDAVYQHVKNATLEFKP; encoded by the coding sequence TTGGTAAAGGCAACTGAGCAAAACGATAAGCTGAACCGCGCCGTTATTGTTTCGGTCGTTCTGCACTTCATACTGATTGCCCTGCTGATTTGGGGATCGCTGCAGGAAAAGGTCGACATGGGCGCCGGCGGCGGCGGCGATGGCACCGTGGTGGGGGCGGTGATGGTCGATCCCGGCGCGGTGGTGGAACAGTACAACCGCCAGCAGCAGCAGAGCAACGATGCGCAGCGTGCCGAGAAGCAGCGCCAGAAAAAAGCGGAGCAACAGGCCGAAGAGCTTCAGCAGAAGCAGGCGGAGCAGCAGCAGCGCCTGAAAGAGCTGGAGAAAGAGCGTTTGGCGGCGCAGGAGAAAGCCGCGCAGGACGCCAAGGCGCAGGCTGAGCAACAGCAGAAGGCGGCGGAGCAGCAAAAACAGGCCGCCGAGCAGCAAAAAGCGGCGGAAGCCGCCGCAGCCAAGGCCAAAGAACAACAGAAGGTCGCCGAAGCCGCTGCCGCCAAGGCGAAGGCCGAAGCGGACAAGGTCGCCAAGGCGCAGGCGGAAGCCCAGAAGAAAGCCGAAGCGGAAGCCAAGAAAGAAGCGGCCGCCGCCGCCGCCGCCAAGAAACAGGCGGAAGAGGCGAAGAAAGCCGCCGCCGCTGCGGCAGAAAAGAAAGCCGCAGAGGCCGCGGAGAAGAAAGCGGCCGCTGAAGCTGAGAAAAAAGCCGCAGCGGAAGCCGAGAAGAAGGCTGCCGCCGAGGCAGAGAAGAAAGCGGCCGCCGCTGAGAAAGCTGCGGCAGCCAAGAAAGCCGCTGCAGAGAAGAAAAAAGCCGCCGCCGAGGCTGCGAAGCAGTCGGCGGAAGTTGATGACCTGTTTGGTGGCCTGGCGGATGGCAAGAACGCGCCGAAAGGCGGCGGTGCCAAATCGAAGGGCGACGGTAAACCGGCCGGCCAGGGCAATGCCAAGACGGCTGGCGCCAGCGGGGCGGATATCAACGGTTATATTGGGCAGGTTAAAAGCGCGATTGAAAGCAAGTTCTATGACGCCAGTTCGTTCGCCGGTAAAACCTGTGACCTGCGTATCAAGCTGGCGCCGGACGGCCTGCTGATAAGCGTACAACCGGCTGGTGGCGATCCGGCATTGTGTCAGGCCGCGGTCTCTGCCGCCAAGTTGGCGCACATACCTAAGCCGCCGAGCGATGCCGTTTATCAGCATGTTAAGAATGCTACCCTTGAATTCAAACCTTAA